A region from the Musa acuminata AAA Group cultivar baxijiao chromosome BXJ1-10, Cavendish_Baxijiao_AAA, whole genome shotgun sequence genome encodes:
- the LOC135596074 gene encoding protein CUP-SHAPED COTYLEDON 2-like: MENYGRHFDNNEAQLPPGFRFHPTDEELITYYLLKKVLDSSFTGRAIAEIDLNKCEPWELPEKAKMGEKEWYFFSLRDRKYPTGLRTNRATDAGYWKATGKDREIYSSKTMSLVGMKKTLVFYKGRAPKGEKSNWVMHEYRLEGKFAYHFLSRSSKDEWVVSRVFQKCGGGGGGGGSGKKTRLALAGSHFSNSGNTGGGGGCGSTSSSTLPPLLEPTPLPFSAGLKVPDRESCSYDSTDREPVPCFSTAAAAATGLGLHIPPPPQGPTIFGPTGAFPCLRSLHENLQLPFFLSGMAAQPVYAGPSPAVVVDAGIGTRSEGAGWPSDLDRKAEAAAAVVRAHPMPVGSTELDCLWTF; this comes from the exons ATGGAGAACTACGGCCGCCACTTCGACAACAACGAAGCCCAGCTCCCGCCAGGCTTTCGTTTCCATCCCACCGACGAGGAGCTCATCACGTACTATCTCCTCAAGAAGGTCCTCGACAGCAGCTTCACCGGCCGGGCCATCGccgagatcgacttgaacaagtgCGAACCTTGGGAGCTTCCAG AAAAGGCTAAGATGGGGGAGAAGGAATGGTACTTCTTCAGCCTTCGGGACCGCAAGTACCCCACCGGGCTGCGAACCAACAGGGCGACGGATGCCGGCTACTGGAAGGCAACTGGGAAGGACAGGGAGATCTACAGCTCCAAGACTATGTCGCTGGTGGGGATGAAGAAGACGTTGGTGTTCTACAAGGGCAGGGCTCCCAAGGGGGAGAAGAGCAACTGGGTGATGCATGAGTATAGGCTGGAAGGGAAGTTTGCCTACCACTTCCTATCGAGGTCCTCCAAG GACGAGTGGGTGGTGTCCCGGGTCTTCCAGaagtgcggcggcggcggcggcggcggcggaagcgGCAAGAAGACCCGTCTCGCCCTCGCCGGATCCCACTTCTCGAACTCCGGCAACACCGGGGGCGGCGGAGGGTGTGGTTCAACGTCCTCTTCCACCCTCCCGCCGCTCCTCGAGCCGACCCCGCTGCCATTTTCGGCAGGTCTCAAGGTCCCCGACCGAGAGAGCTGCTCCTACGACAGCACGGATAGGGAGCCCGTGCCCTGCTTCTccactgccgccgctgccgccaccgGCCTCGGCCTCCACATTCCGCCGCCACCACAAGGCCCAACCATCTTCGGTCCAACCGGCGCCTTCCCGTGCCTACGTTCGCTCCACGAGAATCTCCAGCTGCCGTTCTTCCTGTCCGGAATGGCTGCGCAGCCGGTGTACGCCGGTCCGTCGCCGGCGGTTGTTGTCGACGCAGGGATCGGCACTCGGAGCGAGGGGGCAGGCTGGCCGTCTGATCTGGATCGTAAGGCCGAGGCTGCAGCTGCTGTGGTAAGGGCCCATCCCATGCCCGTGGGTTCCACGGAGCTCGACTGCCTCTGGACTTTCTAG
- the LOC135596077 gene encoding protein DMP6-like, whose translation MASIMREEDQEKQQQPLLTPRGSSSSAEGQMTSLQKLLGQTYESAANLAKCLPTGTVLAFQVLSPILADAGHCTKANQVMTACLVALFGLSCFILSFTDSFRDETTGRVRYGVATIKGLWVIDSLKPPSPELAAKYRRKLIDFMHASVTLLVFAAVALSDKNVASCFYHIGSENSKKLLEALPAVIGFIASTVCVAFPSTRHGIGSPVSAI comes from the coding sequence ATGGCGTCTATTATGAGGGAAGAGGATcaggagaagcagcagcagccccTCCTCACTCCTCGTGGATCTTCATCATCGGCTGAAGGGCAGATGACATCGTTGCAGAAGCTCCTGGGGCAGACGTACGAGAGCGCCGCCAACCTCGCCAAGTGCCTCCCCACCGGCACCGTGCTCGCTTTCCAAGTCCTCTCCCCCATCCTCGCCGACGCCGGCCACTGCACCAAAGCCAACCAGGTCATGACCGCATGCCTGGTGGCGCTCTTCGGCCTCTCCTGCTTCATCTTAAGCTTCACCGACAGCTTCCGCGACGAGACCACCGGCCGGGTGCGCTACGGCGTCGCCACCATCAAGGGCCTGTGGGTCATCGACTCCCTGAAGCCGCCCTCGCCGGAGCTTGCCGCCAAGTACAGGCGAAAGCTCATCGACTTCATGCATGCTTCGGTGACGCTGTTGGTGTTTGCGGCGGTCGCCCTGTCGGACAAGAACGTGGCGTCCTGCTTCTACCACATAGGTAGTGAGAACAGTAAGAAGTTGCTCGAGGCCCTTCCTGCAGTGATCGGATTTATCGCCAGCACAGTGTGCGTTGCTTTTCCGAGCACTCGCCACGGCATCGGCTCTCCGGTCTCCGCCATCTGA
- the LOC135596076 gene encoding protein DMP4-like: MPYLLSSETGESSKERSRRTKPATGVQEMENPGREGDPEAQPLLNHEAGDRITAIQQVISQTYQGTAHLANHLPTGTVLAFQFLSPVFTTLGRCTESSRFMTACLLALCALSCFLLSFTDSFYDEATRRVRYGVATFRGFRVIDGLQPVAPELAVSHRLGPLDFLHAFTSLVVFAAVALLDKNVVSCYYPMPTDNEFQVLTALPVGIGVVGSALLVTFPTIRHGIGFPVTHTQ, from the coding sequence ATGCCTTATTTGCTTAGTTCTGAGACAGGAGAAAGCAGCAAAGAGAGATCGAGGAGGACGAAGCCAGCAACGGGCGTGCAGGAAATGGAGAATCCCGGGAGAGAAGGTGACCCGGAGGCTCAGCCTCTCCTAAACCATGAAGCCGGCGATCGCATAACCGCGATACAACAGGTCATCAGCCAGACGTACCAAGGCACCGCCCACCTCGCCAACCACCTCCCCACCGGCACGGTGCTCGCCTTCCAATTCCTTTCCCCTGTCTTCACCACCCTCGGCCGCTGCACCGAGTCGAGCCGGTTCATGACCGCCTGCCTCCTGGCCCTCTGCGCCCTCTCCTGCTTCCTCCTCAGCTTCACCGACAGCTTCTACGACGAAGCAACCCGGCGGGTGCGCTACGGCGTGGCCACGTTCCGGGGCTTTAGGGTCATCGACGGCTTGCAGCCGGTAGCGCCGGAGCTGGCTGTGAGCCACCGACTGGGGCCGTTGGACTTCCTCCATGCCTTCACGTCGTTGGTGGTGTTCGCGGCGGTGGCGTTGCTCGACAAGAACGTGGTCTCGTGCTACTACCCGATGCCCACCGACAACGAGTTTCAGGTCCTCACAGCGTTGCCGGTGGGAATTGGAGTTGTCGGCAGCGCTCTGCTCGTCACTTTCCCCACCATCCGCCATGGAATTGGGTTTCCAGTTACTCATACGCAGTAG
- the LOC135596079 gene encoding uncharacterized protein LOC135596079 produces MLHSHRFLSHFAPFASSPNRPPPPHPPLFLRHAASGAPLGVRAAGLRPLLADLSEAVVEPEDGSGGGGTAGPVELPPSSGPAIFAVDDNPTPLQVSTSVLLTGAISVFLFRSLRRRAKRAKELKVRSSGVKEAKNQKAEALDRLKAVGAAPLEAGKPPSPAQALLGGIAAGVIALILYKFTTTIEAALNRQAISDSFSVRQITITIRTIINGLCYLATFVFGVNSIGLMLYAGQLALGSITENPKTSPTSEKDDGQLSQMASAESTANVIEPSSSDTPENSDDTKSP; encoded by the exons ATGCTCCATTCTCACCGCTTCCTCTCCCACTTCGCCCCCTTCGCTTCCTCCCCAaaccgtcctcctcctcctcatcctcctctattCCTCCGCCACGCTGCTTCCGGCGCCCCGCTTGGCGTCCGCGCAGCCGGACTCCGGCCGTTGCTCGCCGATCTCTCGGAGGCCGTTGTAGAACCGGAGGAtggaagcggcggcggcggcacggCAGGCCCCGTCGAACTCCCGCCATCGTCTGGCCCCGCCATCTTCGCAGTCGATGATAACCCTACCCCGCTTCAGGTCTCCACCAGCGTCCTCCTCACCGGCGCTATCTCCGTATTCCTCTTCCGCTCTCTCCGCCGCCGCGCGAAGCGAGCCAAAGAACTG AAAGTGAGGTCGAGCGGGGTGAAGGAAGCGAAGAACCAAAAAGCGGAAGCTTTGGATAGATTGAAGGCGGTTGGCGCGGCGCCGCTGGAGGCCGGGAAGCCACCCTCCCCCGCGCAAGCATTGCTGGGTGGTATTGCGGCTGGGGTCATCGCCCTCATACTTTACAAGTTCACCACCACAATTGAGGCTGCTCTTAATCGTCAGGCTATCTCCGATAGCTTCTCG GTTCGTcagataacaataacaataag gactatcaTAAATGGTCTTTGCTACCTCGCAACATTTGTTTTCGGTGTCAATTCCATCGGCTTGATGCTCTATGCTGGTCAGCTTGCTCTTGGCTCCATAACAGAAAACCCTAAAACATCACCAACTTCGGAAAAAGATGATGGTCAGCTGAGTCAGATGGCATCTGCTGAGAGCACCGCCAATGTCATTGAACCCAGCAGCAGTGACACGCCAGAGAACTCGGACGACACCAAATCACCATGA
- the LOC103968951 gene encoding ras-related protein RABA1f codes for MAYRADEDYDYLFKVVLIGDSGVGKTNLLSRFARNEFSSESKSTIGVEFATRTIRVDEKLVKAQIWDTAGQERYRAITSAYYRGAAGALVVYDVTRHITFENVERWLKELRNHTDGNIVIMLLGNKADLRHIRAVSVEDAQAFAQQEKAFFMETSALESMNVENAFTEVLTQIYHVVSKKMLDVGDDPSAVPKGQTINIGAEDDVQASKKTGCCSD; via the exons ATGGCGTACAGGGCGGACGAGGACTACGACTATTTATTCAAGGTAGTGTTGATCGGGGACTCCGGGGTGGGGAAGACCAACCTGCTCTCCCGCTTCGCCCGCAACGAGTTCAGCTCCGAATCCAAGTCCACCATCGGCGTCGAGTTCGCTACCCGCACCATCCGCGTCGATGAAAAGCTCGTCAAGGCCCAGATCTGggacaccgccggccaagaaag ATACCGAGCAATTACTAGCGCATACTACAGAGGGGCTGCTGGTGCCCTTGTTGTGTATGATGTGACTCGCCATATCACCTTTGAGAATGTCGAGAGGTGGCTGAAGGAACTACGGAATCACACAGATGGAAACATTGTCATCATGCTTCTGGGCAACAAAGCTGATCTACGTCACATAAGGGCTGTCTCGGTAGAGGATGCACAGGCGTTTGCTCAACAGGAGAAGGCTTTCTTCATGGAGACCTCTGCTCTGGAGTCGATGAACGTGGAGAACGCCTTCACTGAAGTGCTGACACAGATCTACCATGTGGTCAGCAAGAAGATGCTTGACGTTGGTGATGACCCCTCTGCCGTGCCCAAGGGACAGACCATTAATATAGGCGCTGAGGACGATGTGCAAGCTTCTAAGAAAACTGGTTGTTGCTCAGATTAG